From the genome of Bombus vancouverensis nearcticus chromosome 4, iyBomVanc1_principal, whole genome shotgun sequence:
GATGCTGTGAGCAAACAGCGAACACTACGTCAAAATCGTGCAACGTTAGTATTCATCCGAAGGGAACGTTTATTGCGCTTTACTGGGttcaaaacgaagaaaaatatcatcgacaTTGCGCAGAGCGAGTTTTTTGAGTGACTTGCACTCTCTACTCAATCTCAGAAACTATACATATATCATTTAACAAGGAGCGAACAGAGATCACGGACGATCAAGAACGCGTAGAAACGCTCGAATATCATGGAATATATGCAAGGGGAGACTCATGCTCGATTGCCTGTATCTCCATGGTTAGAGATGGTTAGTGATGGTTAGAGATTGAAACGTGGTCGCGGAAAGAATTGGTTGGATTTATGGCCGATCGAAGTGGCTTCgtgcttctttcttctttctcttctttcacgtttctcttatttttcttttttctctgcttattttatactttttctgTTCTTGTATCGACATTGATACAACCCGACGGAGAGTAGACTTCTTTCTGCGAGTGTCCAGATACTTGTATTTATATCGAAAGTCTTTGGAAAGTCGAAATCTCTGAAGTTAGACGGAGATTTAGTTATAGCATTATATAGAGTTTAGTAATGGACTATAGATCGTAACGTGGGATATCAGAACGAAATGCATATTCACCACACCGAATCTCGTTAAAATCCCTAAGAGACGCAGAGCCAGATAGTTCTGCTGTTAGCCTTTCTTTTTCCATGGCTCTAGTTGAAAATACGCATCGCCGTGTAATATCGATGAAGGTAAAGAATGCTCCATTCGTTTGTATTTATTCTATCTTCTGTATCGAACATGGACGACGCTTTGGAAGTCTTCTTGAAAAATTCTAGTAACACAAAATtctgatataattttttttacatgaCTTAAAAAAAATGGGTAAtcaaatttctttatatttattcaAAACATGTTACTTTGCATTTACTTAAATGTCTAAATGACTATACAAATCAAATACTACAATTATCTTACCATAAACGTTAAAATCAAAATGACGAGAACAGTTGATTTCCCAACGAAGCTTTATCAGGTGATTAGCAATGCGAGAGTTAACGTTAGCGCGAAGATTAGATACACCATGCAAAGATGTAGTCAAACATAGAAGGGAAGGGTATAGCAGCGCTGATATACTAATTGAATTAGTTATTTCGAAGCAGAAAGTTAAGGGCACGTCTGCGCCAAGTTTTCAAGCTGAAATAACTCGGAGAATCGACGTGCTGGTAAGGGTGCTCGCGTACTCACCCTGCGAAGTTCTTATTAAGCTGAAAgtttcgtttgatatcgagtatgaatattatttaattattaattccgGGGTTCACTGTCTGATCGATTTCGCTTTTGTAAAACGATTCGATCTCGTGCGAAGTACAAAACGACTGTGATCAATATGAAATAGTTAGCTAGTCAATTCTCGAAAATTCACTACGTACCATCGTACACGCATTACACTTTATAGTCTGCTCGTTTTTCCGCCGATAAATCTGCGCTCCACTGGTCAGTccgttgaaatatttgaatagtTTGCATGAGAAAAGGCGTGGAATACAAATTACGAGCAATAGAATCCTTTTTTTACTCGAGCGAACACAAATGGAAAAGAAGAGGTGCGTGTTGTATGCTAATTTGGGAAAGTTTCacaaatgtaaaaagaaaacgaagaaaacttGTACAGTGCATATGATAAttggaaaaagaaagtaaagaaagaaaaattattacattacttctTAACCGAAGTCGAAGAATAAAATCCTCGGTTGCATGATCCTCCTTTATGTAAAGggaatatatgtataacaagGTCGGCGCAGCGCAGTTTATGTGTGATATAAGAACTTATAACGCAAACCATCCACGGCAGTAGTAGTGCCTATATTAATACTATCCGTGAAACtctgaattaaaatttatacttttattacGATTATTTGTGATTAAATCGCAATTCCGATGTAATACCTATCTAATCAGaacatataattctacgatattcacatttcttctattttccctaaaaaataaacaatcaaattcaatttcactttattttaataagttaactaaaaattgatgaaataaGGTTATAACATAAGGAATTGTTTGGGGACCTGTATTCGCTAATGAATTGCGAGGATTCCaaagaacgagagaaaaggagaggaaGATAATAGCGTGCCGGTCCTGTGTCAGGTTATTCTACTTAGGCATAGATATAGACTGGGACGATTTCAGCAGTTTCGCCTCACTTTCAGGACTATGATATATGCAAGCAGCTTCTCCATTCACGGCTGTAACAATAATGTACAACGTATTAACACGTGCCAGCGATGTAAATTGAGCGCTGGCGCAAAACCGCACTAGTTTTTCGATACATATTCATTAGTGGTAATCAAATGATTAATATTCCTTCGTATCGTCTAATTTCATCGAGCTTCTCTgatatacattattattaatgcCAACTAATTAGGCGAAGGACGCAATTATAGTTGACGAAACACTCACGGCCGAGTTCCACTCGTTCAAGTGGAAATTCCCTTCGAAATTACGGAACATGAACAGAAATTGAACAAGCCAGCAAGTGTCGTGTTTCGgtaaaagttacaaaatatttcgaGCGTGGAAGCATAATTAAAACTGGATAACACATACCGTTACCGTGGCATCGATAATGGCACACATgttaaacgaaaaatattttatatgaatcATTGCCAAAACAAATATCAGAATAATCGAGGATTATAATTCATGGGCGAATTGAAACATAACTTCAGTTATTTTTCGAAAAAGATTTACTGCACGTGAAATAGAACATAAGAAAACCATTTTCTCTAAACATGATTCTGAAAGGAAATATGAAATCTGAAGTAGGAATCTGAAAGGAACATTTCCGttctaaatatataaaattgtacaatttgtGTACTATGCATAATGTAATTCAAAGATTTTTAAATTACATAGTTTAAAAAACAAATCAATCACCAAAGTATAACATCCTGGAAAGTATTCACAGTGCAGAAAATAGTGTAGCATTGCATGTTTAGTCTCTAGATATGTTTTTGTCGACATGGTACTTGAATGATCGCGTGCCGATTGAGCGACATTTGTCGGACCACTGTCGGACCACTGTTTCACTTGTACGATCAAATGCTATCGTCACACAGTGATTGCACCAGATACATCTAAATACGTCTGTCGGTTACTACTCCGGCAAAACTTATCATTTCGGGGATAAGGTTTCTATAACTGTTCCATACACATGAATTATCGAGGATACATGGATAGGAccaaataaaaattaacaagCACTATATGCAACTCGCTTAGATGATTTGATTGATTTGTGATGTAGTCCTTGACaacatatttttagaaatttactGCTTTGATACCGTTCACgaaagaatttaatttattatagaaTTAAAAACAAGGTGGATAGGAGCGCGTGGGAGAATCCATTGCTTCATGTGTATGGTTTTCTAAAAATctcaattttttctttattatacaTAGTAACAATCGTAAATAATACATTCTTACCAAATTAAGTATTATTCTAAAATTCTTTATACGAAGATATAGTGCTTCAAATTCGATATTACCTCAATTCATAGAATTCGATCCTCAAATGTTGTACGCACTAAGAAATCTCGATATCGCGAGCTCTTTGAAATGCTGAAACGAGGGCATTTAATTGTACCGCTTCACTACAACCAATAGATACTCTTTTCTCTATTTCGGCTAGTTTAATTACTAAATCGATAAGTATGGAATCTGGAAATTCAACTAAAACGAAATGATTAAACTAATatcttcgcttattttttatgaaattgatAACTAAGAGACATACTTTTATTTACAAACAGATGCAGTTCTGTTAATATATCCTGCAATGCCAGTCCTTTCTTTAGTTTTATGTCTTGTATTTCTAAACATGTGTTAAGGCAAtcgtaatttaaaaatgaataactgcagttaattatataaaaaggaTACTACAATAACATAATTCATATGATTCATTCAACAACCAATTCATGATGTTTTTTATATCAATTGGAAGAGGATGTCCTACACaagaataaacattttcttcTGTTACTGCACTGAAAGCAAGCGAAGTACTTTGGAGGACATTCAAAACTTTCCTCATATCTCCTCCACTCAATGTTATCAATGCTTGTTTTCCATCCTCCGAAACATTTAAACTGAAGCATATATAAAAGTGTTAGTAATAGATACGAtattttatcataatttatATACCTACTTCTCTTCTTTAATAATGGTATCTAGCCTTGGTAAAATTTGGTCTGTAGACAATGGGCCAAACCTAAATTTAGTGCACCGAGACTGAAGGGCAGGGATAATTTGACTGAGATAATTACATATAATACAAAACCTTACATTGTCTGTGTACTTCTCTATTACTGAAACAATTTTTGCATAGAATGTGTCTTTCATACTTAAAGCAAGTAATTCATGTTACAACTTACTTCTCCTAAGAGCATTCTGGGCATCCTTTGTCATAGCATCAGCTTCATCAAGGATGATTAATTTAAAACCAGATCTGTACATTGTGCCTGTACTTGCAAAGCTAAGGATCTGTCCTCTAACTATACCAATACCTCTATCATCTGAAGCATTCATTTCTAATACCTGTATGGAAAAGAATGTTGTATATAAACCATAGTAAGTTGTACAAAATAAAGATGATATATAACAAAGAGTCAAACCATTGAATTAAATTGGGCTGGTGTATATAATTTACGTGCACAAGCAAGTATTGTACTTGTTTTCCCTGTACCAGGAGGCCCATAAAAAAGGAGATGAGGAAGCTGATTTTCATCAATGAATTTATTTACtgtaatacaaaataataatttaataaacgataatcatacatttttgcAACATCATTAAATTCACACATATACTAACTAGTTTTGATGATTTCCTCGTGAGATATCAAATCATCTAATTTTTTCGGTCGATACTTTTCCACCCTGAAAGAACAAAATAACAATGTTATTGTTTATActtattcgattatttttgaaactcCACTGTAGATGACATAAACTTTACCATGGTAAATTGGTGGTTTGAGTAGGTTTCTCTGTCATAGTTTATAATTCGAACTTGTATGATAAACTTTGAAAAGTTACCTAAAAGGTTAGAATCTACATAGGTTTTGGCGCTCATTTGATCAATGCCGGTTGCGAGTAACGAAAATGCGCCATTTCTTTATTTGAATAGCACATGCTGATTGGTTGATATATCTATCGAAATACATTATGCAAAATatgttaataattcaaattgttTTACATCTAATGATAAGCGAATATAAATCGAAAAACAAAAGACTGGCATCGTATGATATTCATTAGACTAATGAGTAAAAATAAAAGTCATGAGTAATTCAGAATTGTGTCACAGAACTCCTGAGCATATATTCCTTATCAAAATCCGATTTAAATTAACTCTGCCAAAATACCAAAATGATGAGAACTTAAAAACTGAATTACTCGATATAATAAAACGCGGAAACATGACACGTTACTACGAAGATGTATGTAAGGCATTCGACTGGAAAATTGACGAGAATCTTCTCGATGCAATGAAGCATGAAAACGAGCTTACGTGGAAGGAATTAGAGTCCTCTGATAATTTGACTCTTGAGGACACTGAAAAAAGAAATTGGCGAGAGAAGTTCGAGTTCTTTTGTGAAACTGGTAATCTCGATCGTGCCACAGACATTGCGAACTCCGTCATAAACGACGAAACTAATTCATCCAGCATCAAAGTCGAAGCTGCATTCGGTTTGTTTAGAATAGCacacataaaaaataatattcgctCGATGGGGCAAATAATTACCAAGATAACAAATCTGATGGAAGGTTCTCATGCATCAGGCAGCAATTGGTGTTGTCGTAATAAATTGAAAGTGTACGAAGCTGTTTACTATCTGGCAACGCGAAACTTTCCTCGCGCTGCGTGCCTTTTGCTGGACTGTATCCCAACCTTTGAATCCTATGAACTATTGCCATTCAAAGAGGTCGTAGAATACACAACATTATCAGGAATAATTTCCTTATCCCGATCGGAACTTGATTCTCGATTCAACAACAATGGCCTCTTGCAACAAGCTTTGCTCACTGAGGCTCCCAAATACAGAGCATTTTTTTATTCTCTCTATGATTGTCACTACAAAGAATTCTTCGAAAATCTCGCCTGGATAGAATGCGAGCTTAGAGCAAATCCTTTGCTTCATTTCCATTATCGTTATTACGTAAGAGAGATGCGTTTGAGGGCATACTGTCAGTTATTGCAAGCATACAGGACCATCAATTTAAGTAGAATGGCGACAGAATTTGGCGTGACAGAAGAATACATAGAACAAGAAGTGGCACATTTTATTGCCAATGGCAAATTGCATTGTAAAATCGATAAAGTGGCTGGAATGATCGTTACCATCAGCGCTGCTGGTTGCAACAGAGGGCAAGCACCTGATGTTTCATGCGATCGAGgattaatttatcaaaatatcATAAAAAGAGGCGACGCGTTACTTAATCGATTAAAAAAGCTTGGTCAAGttgtagattattaattttatgataatttattCTTCAATGATAATCTGACATGTCATTATATCAgtgacaatattattatatacatatgtaagttTCGTAAACCTTCATGGCTCAAGATTTAAGATTTACTAGGATATTCAAAAATTTTTAATGTCGAATTATGTTTAAAGTAATTCGTATTCCCACGGTATTGAAAAACTTCAAGTCGTTTCGAAATTGATATTCAAACGTGCATTCACTAGTTACTAGTTATAAGTATAAAACGGAAGTGATTGAAATATTTGCGTCAAGTATGTCCAGAATCTGACGTATTTTTAAGTGTTTGATAGTATCTTAAATAGTATttgtcaattaaaaaaaaaaatatgctttAAGTTTTTTTGTTTACAAATGTTGTAACTAAATAAGTGGCGTTAGGAATCCTCCAGTTCAATAAACCATTTATTTTCTAACCTTATTTAATCCTGTATATATTCTGGAACGTTTTGTTTCGTTTTAACAGAGgttatagtaattatttttttcgTGAGTTTAATGAAATAATGGCGAAACGAATTCTCACGAAATATCCTCGATCAATTTACAAAGGAACCAAAGAAATTAAGCAACCGTTCAATTATTTGCTTGTACTGGACTTTGAATGCACTTGCAAAAAATACGAGAAAATTGATCCACAAGAAATTATCGAGTTTCCCTGTGCAGCAGTGTCTACGACAAGTTGGAAAGTTGAAAACGTCTTTCACGAGTATATTAAGCCAAAATACCATCCTCAGCTTACTCCATTTTGTACAGAACTTACTGGAATCATGCAGGACCTGGTAGACAATCAACCTTACTTTCCAGAAGTGTTTGGAACATTTTGTAATTGGTTAGAAGAacacaaatattttaaagacGGGAACGATTCTGCATTTGTTACATGCGGTGATTGGGACTTAAAGTTCATGTTACCAAGCCAATGCGAGTTAGAAAATATATCATTACCTAAGCAATTTATGAAGTGGATAAATTTAAAAGGTAGCTTTTGTGACGCAATAGATCATTATCCACGAAATTTAACAGATATGCTTTTACATCTTAACCTTCCTTTGATTGGAAAATTACATTCTGGAA
Proteins encoded in this window:
- the RfC3 gene encoding replication factor C subunit RfC3, with product MTEKPTQTTNLPWVEKYRPKKLDDLISHEEIIKTINKFIDENQLPHLLFYGPPGTGKTSTILACARKLYTPAQFNSMVLEMNASDDRGIGIVRGQILSFASTGTMYRSGFKLIILDEADAMTKDAQNALRRIIEKYTDNVRFCIICNYLSQIIPALQSRCTKFRFGPLSTDQILPRLDTIIKEENLNVSEDGKQALITLSGGDMRKVLNVLQSTSLAFSAVTEENVYSCVGHPLPIDIKNIMNWLLNESYELCYCKIQDIKLKKGLALQDILTELHLFVNKIEFPDSILIDLVIKLAEIEKRVSIGCSEAVQLNALVSAFQRARDIEIS
- the LOC117166603 gene encoding 26S proteasome non-ATPase regulatory subunit 6, encoding MSNSELCHRTPEHIFLIKIRFKLTLPKYQNDENLKTELLDIIKRGNMTRYYEDVCKAFDWKIDENLLDAMKHENELTWKELESSDNLTLEDTEKRNWREKFEFFCETGNLDRATDIANSVINDETNSSSIKVEAAFGLFRIAHIKNNIRSMGQIITKITNLMEGSHASGSNWCCRNKLKVYEAVYYLATRNFPRAACLLLDCIPTFESYELLPFKEVVEYTTLSGIISLSRSELDSRFNNNGLLQQALLTEAPKYRAFFYSLYDCHYKEFFENLAWIECELRANPLLHFHYRYYVREMRLRAYCQLLQAYRTINLSRMATEFGVTEEYIEQEVAHFIANGKLHCKIDKVAGMIVTISAAGCNRGQAPDVSCDRGLIYQNIIKRGDFNEIMAKRILTKYPRSIYKGTKEIKQPFNYLLVLDFECTCKKYEKIDPQEIIEFPCAAVSTTSWKVENVFHEYIKPKYHPQLTPFCTELTGIMQDLVDNQPYFPEVFGTFCNWLEEHKYFKDGNDSAFVTCGDWDLKFMLPSQCELENISLPKQFMKWINLKGSFCDAIDHYPRNLTDMLLHLNLPLIGKLHSGMSDVENMVQIIQALQSRHNVQFKINNVHHDALREYVMNK